A single Silvibacterium dinghuense DNA region contains:
- a CDS encoding ABC transporter permease, whose translation MRDILLIAKREYLEQVKGKAFKLTTILIPVVFAGLIGVMTFATRNSGVGKHLAIASSDFYLASRVAGQIANDRDAQATVEVVSPATPEQHADLIRKVDQKQIDGFLWIDTSSPNNVKAKYESRSSGDFATESRLHSALNHALVANRLIARGIDTKDVDALTRTVDIDTMQIKNGQEVESSAMGTFWAAYAMALLLTFSVVMYGMNVGRSVIQEKTSRIFEVMLSTVKATDLLAGKLIGIGAVGLTQIAIWGVAGALFAGTALAQSLMTSGGVSIEISPLQIVLFAVYFLLGYLLYSTFFAGIAATCDTEQELQQYAPLAAVPVWLSFGMITFIMSNPNSIWSVAISLFPPCAPIAMFLRLASQFPPAWQIAASLGLLALSVAVVVWFTSRIYRVGILMYGKRATLPEILRWLRYS comes from the coding sequence GTGCGTGACATTCTGCTGATCGCAAAGCGTGAGTACCTGGAGCAGGTCAAAGGCAAGGCCTTCAAGCTCACCACGATTCTTATTCCTGTCGTTTTTGCCGGGCTTATCGGCGTCATGACTTTCGCCACCCGGAATTCCGGCGTCGGCAAGCATCTGGCGATTGCCAGCTCGGATTTCTACCTGGCCAGCCGCGTTGCCGGGCAGATCGCCAACGACCGCGATGCGCAGGCCACGGTCGAAGTTGTTTCCCCGGCAACTCCAGAGCAACATGCGGATCTGATCCGCAAGGTGGATCAGAAGCAGATTGACGGGTTTCTTTGGATCGATACTTCTTCTCCAAATAACGTGAAAGCGAAGTATGAGTCCCGCTCTTCTGGAGACTTCGCTACGGAAAGCCGTCTGCATAGCGCTCTCAACCACGCCCTTGTCGCCAATCGCCTCATCGCTCGCGGCATCGATACAAAGGATGTGGATGCGCTGACGCGAACCGTCGATATCGACACCATGCAGATCAAGAACGGCCAAGAGGTCGAGAGCAGCGCCATGGGCACCTTCTGGGCAGCCTATGCCATGGCTCTGCTGCTCACCTTCAGCGTCGTGATGTACGGCATGAATGTCGGCCGTTCCGTCATCCAGGAGAAGACTTCGCGCATCTTTGAGGTCATGCTCTCCACCGTGAAGGCCACGGACCTGCTCGCAGGCAAGCTCATTGGCATTGGTGCTGTTGGCCTTACACAAATCGCCATCTGGGGTGTGGCGGGGGCGCTTTTTGCCGGAACCGCACTGGCTCAGAGCCTGATGACCAGCGGTGGTGTGAGCATCGAAATCTCTCCGCTGCAGATCGTGCTCTTCGCCGTGTACTTTCTGCTCGGCTATCTGCTCTACAGCACGTTTTTCGCTGGCATTGCCGCCACCTGCGACACAGAGCAGGAGCTCCAGCAGTATGCGCCGCTCGCTGCCGTTCCGGTATGGCTCAGCTTCGGCATGATCACCTTCATCATGTCGAACCCGAACTCCATCTGGTCCGTCGCCATTTCGCTCTTTCCGCCCTGCGCGCCGATTGCGATGTTTCTCCGCCTGGCCTCGCAGTTTCCGCCTGCCTGGCAGATTGCCGCTTCGCTCGGACTTCTGGCGCTTTCGGTCGCCGTGGTGGTCTGGTTCACCTCGCGCATTTATCGCGTCGGCATCCTGATGTACGGCAAGCGCGCCACCTTGCCGGAGATACTCCGCTGGCTGCGCTACAGCTGA
- a CDS encoding ABC transporter ATP-binding protein, which produces MSTVVHLDRISKSYENKVAVKELSLRIDAGMMFGLLGPNGAGKTSSIRMMIGITMPDSGTVNLFGKPFTRESLRRVGYLPEERGLYKKMKVMEQLVFMGQLRGLEPAVAARRAHEWCERLQILDAAQKKTEELSKGMQQKIQFIATLLHEPELIIMDEPFSGLDPVNATLLQDTLIELKKAGRAILFSTHRMDQVEKMCDAICLVHGGEAVLSGSMREVKSRYERDRVEIVYTGDNSFLQHPAIASYKDYGGQVEITLHPHADAQQLLCAAVERATLYRFELKEPSLEEIFIRTVGEQVRA; this is translated from the coding sequence ATGTCCACTGTGGTGCACCTGGACCGCATCTCGAAGTCCTATGAGAACAAGGTTGCGGTTAAAGAATTAAGCCTGCGCATTGACGCCGGCATGATGTTTGGATTGCTTGGACCGAACGGAGCAGGGAAGACCTCCAGCATCCGCATGATGATCGGCATCACCATGCCGGATTCCGGCACCGTGAACCTCTTTGGCAAGCCCTTTACCCGTGAGAGCCTGCGCCGTGTCGGCTATTTGCCCGAAGAGCGCGGCCTCTACAAGAAGATGAAGGTGATGGAGCAGCTCGTTTTCATGGGGCAGCTCCGGGGGCTCGAACCTGCCGTCGCCGCTCGCCGGGCCCATGAGTGGTGCGAGCGTCTGCAGATCCTCGACGCCGCGCAGAAGAAGACCGAAGAGCTTTCCAAGGGCATGCAGCAGAAGATTCAATTCATCGCCACGCTGCTGCATGAGCCAGAGCTCATCATCATGGACGAGCCCTTCTCCGGTCTCGATCCGGTGAACGCCACGCTGCTCCAGGACACGCTCATCGAGCTCAAGAAGGCTGGTAGGGCCATCCTCTTCTCCACCCACCGCATGGACCAGGTGGAGAAGATGTGCGACGCCATCTGCCTCGTCCATGGCGGCGAAGCGGTGCTCTCCGGCTCGATGCGTGAGGTCAAATCCCGCTACGAGCGTGATCGTGTCGAGATTGTCTACACCGGCGACAACAGCTTCCTCCAGCATCCTGCCATTGCCTCCTATAAGGACTACGGCGGCCAGGTCGAAATCACTCTCCACCCGCATGCAGATGCGCAGCAGTTGCTTTGCGCTGCCGTCGAGCGGGCTACTCTCTATCGCTTCGAGCTGAAAGAGCCGTCTCTCGAAGAGATCTTCATCCGCACCGTGGGGGAACAAGTCCGTGCGTGA
- the recG gene encoding ATP-dependent DNA helicase RecG: protein MVQLDTPIQFVKGIGPQIAATLAEKGILTVEDLLFHLPFRYEDRAHPREFSDLQAGEMAAVIAEVRGTATLKTRNMPIFEMTVGQNQATMKCMWFRGTYLEGRFKPGQMLALYGKVEGSRSTRGFKMIQPQIEVLPDNPDDEAQLLEVGRIVPVYESLGGSRFSSRWIRRVQHNLLEELRGRIPETLPSTMVERLGLPSREEALRLAHFPPAGTPMTDLQASATAAHRRLIFEELFYLEFGLELKRRKLKERAGIAFETGDHVREALRQVLPFHPTGAQKRSLGEIVGDMRQSSPMRRLLQGDVGAGKTIVALQAMLVAIENGYQAALMAPTEILATQHSLGIKKLLEKSGRKYKTTLLTGSLDEERKKLARRAIHNGTAQLVIGTHALIEEKVEFAKLGLVVVDEQHRFGVLQRFRMMKKPGEADPDVLVMTATPIPRTLALSLYGDLDVSVLDELPPGRTPIVTKHVPDEREVDVWKLLRQQVERGHQAYIVYPVIEGSKDDQPELDFAPPEPEEPAKPAKGKAPKGKKKKTKGKEEELFEKPSLKSATEMYENLRATHLAGLKLGLLHGRLDADEKDIIMRRFQRGEIDVLVSTTVIEVGVDVPNASVMVIEHAERFGLAQLHQLRGRVGRGAAKSYCILMTSGRVSPGGEERIAAMVRTQNGFELAEIDLEQRGPGEVFGTRQAGLPDFRVANIVRDRGLLELAKSEAAGFVENRHGETSDEAKRMVWAQLRGPWQRRYGLVEVG from the coding sequence GTGGTGCAGCTCGATACTCCGATCCAATTCGTCAAGGGCATCGGCCCGCAGATCGCCGCTACGCTTGCCGAGAAGGGCATTCTGACTGTCGAGGATCTGCTCTTCCATTTGCCTTTCCGCTATGAGGACCGCGCCCATCCGCGGGAGTTCTCCGACCTGCAGGCGGGCGAGATGGCGGCAGTGATTGCCGAGGTACGCGGCACGGCCACGCTCAAGACGCGCAATATGCCGATCTTCGAAATGACCGTGGGCCAGAACCAGGCAACGATGAAATGCATGTGGTTCCGGGGCACATATCTCGAAGGACGCTTCAAGCCGGGACAGATGCTGGCGCTCTACGGCAAGGTCGAGGGCTCGCGCTCGACGCGCGGCTTCAAGATGATCCAGCCGCAGATCGAGGTACTGCCGGACAACCCGGACGACGAAGCGCAGTTGCTTGAAGTGGGCCGCATCGTGCCGGTATACGAATCGCTGGGCGGCTCACGCTTCAGCTCGCGGTGGATCAGGCGGGTGCAGCATAATCTGCTCGAAGAGCTGCGTGGGCGCATCCCGGAGACATTGCCATCGACCATGGTCGAGCGGCTGGGACTGCCAAGCCGCGAAGAGGCGTTGCGGCTGGCACATTTTCCTCCGGCGGGAACGCCCATGACGGACCTGCAGGCCTCGGCAACAGCTGCGCACCGGCGGCTGATCTTCGAAGAACTCTTCTATCTGGAATTCGGGCTCGAGCTGAAGCGGCGCAAGCTGAAGGAACGAGCGGGCATCGCCTTTGAGACCGGCGACCATGTGCGCGAAGCGCTGCGGCAGGTACTGCCATTTCATCCTACCGGCGCGCAGAAGCGCTCGCTGGGCGAGATTGTGGGCGACATGCGGCAAAGCTCGCCGATGCGGCGGCTTTTGCAGGGCGATGTAGGCGCGGGCAAGACGATCGTGGCGCTGCAAGCCATGCTGGTGGCAATCGAGAACGGCTACCAGGCAGCATTGATGGCTCCGACTGAAATCCTGGCCACGCAGCACTCACTGGGCATCAAGAAACTGCTCGAAAAGAGCGGCCGCAAGTACAAAACCACGCTGCTGACCGGCTCGCTCGACGAAGAGCGCAAAAAGCTGGCACGGCGCGCGATCCACAACGGCACGGCGCAGCTGGTCATCGGCACGCATGCGCTCATCGAAGAGAAGGTGGAGTTCGCGAAGCTCGGCCTCGTGGTGGTCGACGAGCAGCACCGCTTCGGCGTGCTGCAGCGCTTCCGCATGATGAAGAAACCAGGTGAGGCCGATCCTGACGTGCTGGTGATGACAGCCACGCCAATCCCGCGCACGCTGGCGCTCTCGCTCTATGGAGATCTCGATGTAAGCGTGCTCGACGAGCTGCCGCCGGGGCGCACGCCCATCGTGACGAAACATGTGCCCGACGAGCGCGAGGTAGACGTATGGAAGCTGCTGCGGCAGCAGGTGGAGCGCGGCCATCAGGCCTACATCGTGTATCCGGTGATCGAGGGCTCGAAGGATGACCAGCCGGAGCTGGACTTTGCGCCGCCCGAGCCCGAAGAGCCGGCGAAACCGGCAAAGGGCAAGGCGCCCAAGGGCAAGAAGAAAAAGACCAAGGGCAAAGAGGAAGAGTTATTCGAGAAGCCGTCGCTCAAGTCCGCAACCGAAATGTACGAGAACCTGCGGGCCACGCACCTTGCCGGGCTGAAGCTGGGACTGTTGCACGGACGCCTCGACGCCGACGAGAAGGACATCATCATGCGGCGCTTCCAGCGTGGCGAGATCGATGTGCTCGTCTCAACCACGGTCATTGAAGTGGGCGTCGATGTACCGAATGCGAGCGTGATGGTCATTGAGCACGCAGAGCGCTTCGGACTGGCACAGCTGCATCAGCTGCGCGGGCGCGTAGGACGCGGCGCGGCGAAGTCCTACTGCATCCTGATGACCAGCGGGCGCGTATCGCCTGGCGGCGAGGAGCGCATTGCAGCCATGGTGCGCACGCAGAACGGCTTCGAGCTGGCAGAGATCGATCTGGAGCAGCGCGGCCCCGGTGAGGTTTTCGGCACGCGGCAGGCTGGGCTGCCGGATTTCCGCGTGGCCAATATTGTTCGCGATCGCGGCTTGCTGGAGCTGGCCAAGAGCGAGGCGGCGGGGTTTGTCGAAAACCGGCACGGCGAGACCAGCGATGAAGCCAAGCGAATGGTCTGGGCGCAGCTGCGCGGGCCATGGCAGCGGCGGTACGGACTGGTCGAGGTGGGCTGA
- the acpS gene encoding holo-ACP synthase — translation MLLGTGIDLIEIDRITQSVERYGERFLERVFTPGEIAYCSRKKNAAESYAARFAAKEAGAKALGTGIQHGVNWKEIEVRRLPGQRPTLHFSGRAEEFARRLGVRHISLSLTHSRTVAMASVHLED, via the coding sequence ATGCTGCTGGGCACCGGAATAGACCTGATCGAGATCGACCGCATTACCCAATCGGTGGAGCGTTACGGCGAACGCTTTCTGGAGCGCGTGTTCACACCCGGGGAGATCGCATACTGCTCACGCAAGAAAAATGCTGCCGAGAGCTATGCCGCTCGCTTTGCCGCCAAGGAAGCCGGAGCTAAAGCATTGGGAACCGGTATCCAGCACGGAGTGAACTGGAAGGAAATCGAGGTCCGCCGCCTGCCGGGCCAGCGTCCAACGCTGCATTTCAGCGGGCGCGCCGAAGAATTCGCCCGCCGGCTCGGGGTGCGGCATATTTCTCTGTCCCTTACCCACAGCCGCACCGTCGCCATGGCCTCGGTACACCTGGAAGACTGA
- a CDS encoding MlaD family protein yields the protein MPNQQQVQWSQLKVGVLVIVALSVLAALVFLMSGSTGGFWNGKITIRSYFENSAGVKVGAPVNLEGVTVGNVKSIRIVPERKLTPVEVTMRISKKYLDAIHTDSKTSLETVGVLGDTVVDIASKDATGPQIQNNAELQTTETPNLSDVIKSSQGTIEQLNTILAKVDNLVDALNSGKGSIGQLINDPTLYNKAVLTVNQLQALIDGISNGKGSIGKLVSDDTLYTRANDTVGRLQHIADELDQGKGSAGKLLKDDALYNNLKESTDSLNHLLAGINQGQGAIGMMAKDPKFAAQLNDTVNKLDSLLTSVNSGEGTLGQLVKNPALYNHSDEMIQNSSNLVTAIRQNPKKYLTIHFKIF from the coding sequence GTGCCGAACCAGCAGCAAGTTCAGTGGTCACAACTTAAGGTCGGCGTGCTGGTGATCGTTGCGCTTTCCGTTCTCGCCGCACTCGTCTTTCTGATGTCCGGCTCGACCGGCGGTTTCTGGAATGGGAAGATCACGATCCGCTCCTATTTCGAGAACTCGGCTGGCGTCAAGGTGGGAGCACCGGTCAACCTGGAAGGCGTCACTGTGGGCAATGTGAAGAGCATCCGCATTGTGCCTGAGCGCAAGCTCACGCCGGTGGAAGTGACCATGCGCATCAGTAAGAAGTACCTGGATGCCATTCACACTGATTCGAAGACCAGTCTGGAAACGGTAGGCGTCCTGGGCGACACGGTGGTCGATATCGCGAGCAAAGATGCGACCGGTCCTCAGATACAGAACAATGCCGAGTTGCAGACGACCGAGACGCCCAACCTGAGCGACGTCATCAAGTCGAGCCAGGGGACGATCGAGCAGCTCAATACCATCCTTGCGAAGGTCGATAACCTGGTGGACGCGCTGAACAGCGGCAAAGGCTCCATCGGCCAGCTGATCAATGACCCCACGCTTTACAACAAAGCGGTACTGACGGTGAACCAGCTCCAGGCCCTGATTGACGGCATTTCGAACGGCAAGGGCTCCATCGGCAAGCTGGTTTCCGACGATACGCTGTATACGCGCGCCAACGATACGGTAGGCCGGCTGCAGCATATTGCCGACGAACTGGACCAGGGCAAGGGATCCGCGGGCAAGCTTCTCAAGGATGACGCGCTCTACAACAACCTGAAGGAATCGACCGACAGCCTGAACCACCTGCTCGCCGGCATCAATCAAGGACAGGGCGCCATCGGCATGATGGCCAAGGATCCGAAGTTTGCCGCGCAGCTGAATGACACGGTAAACAAACTCGATTCCCTGCTGACGAGCGTTAACAGCGGCGAAGGCACGCTGGGACAGCTGGTGAAGAATCCCGCACTGTACAACCACAGCGACGAGATGATCCAGAACAGCAGCAACCTGGTCACGGCCATCCGCCAGAATCCGAAGAAATACCTGACCATCCACTTCAAAATCTTCTGA
- a CDS encoding M13 family metallopeptidase translates to MQPFRMASVLLFSSSLALAQSSLLPADSASSGPTTVPKTPVSFDLSAIDKTADPCTDFYTYACGNWRKNNPIPSDQSTWGRFNELAEHNRYLLYLDLKKAADDPKTPLQKQYGDFYAACMNSDLADQLGAKPIQPALDKIDALSSKSGLAALAADLEQKDGTGVFFGFGSEQDQKDATKQIAIVMQGGLSLPDRDYYLADNPRMAKIREQYKEYAVALFKLAGDNDEKAASEADAVLTIETALAKGSMPRVDMRDPDKIYHPQPVSGLKLLAPDFAWDTYFAGTPAPAIDSLNVATPDYFKAFNAVIDQQSLDAIKSYLRFHAINGAASWLSSSFDDLHFGFFSKTLQGQDQQSARWKRCTALTDRALGEAVGQDWVKENFPPAAKENMDKLVDALDTSLNKDIQNLPWMSPETKKQAEVKLAAFRRKIGYPENWRDYSKLEVKRDDLLGNIHRSDAFETTRDLQKIGKPVDEKEWGMTPPTVNAYYDPSNNDINFPAGILQPPFYDVTKDPAVNFGAIGVVIGHEMTHGFDDEGSQYDAKGNVVNWWTPEDKKQFDQRTGCEVNEYGNFEPVPGTKLNGKLTLGENTADNGGIRIAYQALMSVLAEEGKKAENQKIDGYTPEQRFFIAFAQVWCENRTDQVQRVRALTDPHSPGRFRTNGTVQNFEAFGKAFGCKKGQPMVPDNPCVVW, encoded by the coding sequence ATGCAGCCGTTTCGCATGGCCAGTGTCCTTTTATTTTCGAGCAGTCTCGCGCTGGCGCAGTCCAGCCTGCTGCCCGCCGATTCCGCCTCGAGCGGTCCCACCACAGTGCCCAAGACACCGGTCAGCTTCGATCTGAGCGCCATCGACAAGACCGCCGACCCGTGCACCGACTTCTACACCTACGCCTGCGGCAACTGGCGGAAGAACAACCCCATCCCGAGCGACCAGTCGACCTGGGGCCGCTTCAATGAGCTGGCCGAGCACAACCGCTATCTGCTCTACCTCGATCTGAAGAAGGCAGCCGACGATCCGAAGACACCGCTGCAGAAGCAGTACGGCGACTTCTATGCTGCTTGCATGAACTCGGATCTCGCCGATCAGCTTGGGGCAAAGCCGATCCAGCCGGCGCTCGACAAGATCGACGCGCTCTCCTCGAAGAGCGGCCTGGCGGCACTGGCGGCAGACCTGGAGCAGAAGGACGGCACCGGGGTCTTCTTCGGCTTCGGCAGCGAGCAGGATCAGAAGGATGCGACCAAACAGATCGCCATCGTCATGCAGGGCGGACTCAGCCTTCCTGACCGCGACTACTACCTCGCCGACAACCCGCGCATGGCGAAGATCCGCGAGCAGTACAAGGAATACGCCGTGGCCCTCTTCAAGCTGGCCGGCGACAATGACGAGAAGGCGGCCAGCGAAGCCGATGCCGTCCTGACCATTGAGACGGCGCTGGCCAAGGGCTCCATGCCGCGCGTGGACATGCGCGATCCGGACAAGATTTACCACCCTCAACCAGTTTCCGGGCTGAAGCTGCTGGCTCCAGACTTTGCCTGGGATACCTATTTCGCCGGAACCCCGGCTCCGGCCATCGACAGCCTCAACGTCGCCACGCCGGATTATTTCAAGGCATTCAATGCGGTTATCGACCAGCAGAGCCTGGACGCGATCAAGAGCTATCTCCGGTTCCACGCCATCAACGGCGCAGCCTCGTGGCTCTCGTCTTCCTTCGACGACCTGCATTTTGGCTTCTTCAGCAAGACGCTGCAAGGGCAGGATCAGCAGTCGGCGCGCTGGAAGCGGTGCACAGCTCTGACCGATCGCGCCCTGGGTGAGGCCGTAGGCCAGGACTGGGTGAAGGAGAACTTTCCTCCCGCAGCCAAGGAAAACATGGACAAGCTGGTCGATGCCCTCGACACCTCGCTCAACAAGGACATTCAGAACCTTCCCTGGATGAGCCCGGAGACCAAGAAGCAGGCCGAAGTCAAGCTAGCCGCCTTCCGCCGCAAGATCGGCTATCCGGAGAACTGGCGCGACTACTCGAAGCTCGAGGTCAAGCGCGACGACCTGCTCGGCAATATCCATCGCTCGGACGCTTTCGAGACCACCCGAGACCTGCAGAAGATCGGCAAACCGGTGGACGAAAAGGAATGGGGTATGACGCCCCCGACCGTCAACGCCTATTACGATCCCAGCAACAACGACATCAACTTCCCGGCCGGCATCCTGCAGCCGCCGTTCTATGACGTCACCAAGGACCCGGCGGTGAACTTCGGCGCCATCGGCGTGGTCATCGGCCACGAAATGACCCATGGCTTCGACGACGAGGGCAGCCAGTATGACGCCAAGGGCAATGTCGTGAACTGGTGGACGCCTGAGGACAAGAAGCAGTTTGACCAGCGCACGGGCTGTGAGGTGAACGAATACGGCAACTTTGAGCCGGTCCCGGGCACCAAGCTGAACGGCAAGCTGACGCTCGGCGAGAATACTGCCGACAACGGCGGCATCCGCATCGCCTACCAGGCGCTCATGTCGGTACTGGCCGAAGAGGGCAAGAAGGCCGAAAACCAGAAGATCGATGGCTATACGCCGGAACAGCGCTTCTTCATCGCCTTCGCCCAGGTCTGGTGCGAAAACCGTACCGACCAGGTACAGCGTGTACGCGCCCTGACCGATCCGCACTCCCCGGGCCGGTTCCGGACCAACGGTACGGTGCAGAACTTCGAGGCCTTCGGCAAGGCTTTCGGCTGCAAGAAGGGCCAGCCGATGGTGCCCGACAACCCCTGCGTGGTCTGGTAG